One genomic window of Sodaliphilus pleomorphus includes the following:
- a CDS encoding phage tail tape measure protein, which yields MASIKFDIRGDNSNFLRSLQGAQNGVQSSVAAIERAGSGIGGTFSQAKDSIIGSIKQIAMGMAGITAMLEGGGFLKGLIDEMGQFNRAMKEVSTLSQDVSANLGKWKAKVVDMTTEIPIGATEAAKAMYQIESAGHHGADALNVLRESAKGAIGGVTDTFTTADAITTILNSYSMSASEAAHVNDLLFTTVRLGKTTMGELGRSIAQVAPIAATYGIAIEDVLAAVATLTKSGTPTSIAIRQVRDSITATTKSLGDAAFEGKTFLDAMDEVAQKSAGSNMALKEDLSTLKALQGVLGLTGKNAQVARQDYAEMQNSAGAAEAAYEKMADTAGASAQLLKNNLFKALEPIGDEMIGFGKSISDALNAGFDSGWVQPYITALEGLIVTYGLYKASIAGTAAAQSLQTSAMTASYEEQIVALDQLMATQQAKIEVDLQEMVTKGQITAEQAVLITSLRDEVAARQQQIMAVAETAATEAESAIAAEAAAQSELVVAQEFVAAAQARVAAARESGVQTEIESAQIELNTATMMQNTAAANLNAATRTKNVAVNQAATASKIAETTATTMETTAEGANAVSGGVLASVKMALKRAQDAWNASMFASPIFWIAAVIVGVTYAVYQLVTAESVHERAVHETNEAIDEQNKKIQEHKDKVGELIRTIQSETATEYEKAKAYNELKELAPELTEKYNQQELAALGAAKAQKEFNESMDNADYEDTKKKVESLTAAIADKDARIQRAVENAGQGAGAASKMVLDQIEREKAQLEVLQQKLDAMNAARAQAADEAKPIEIRIKEADGNVDAWKNISDMYNEAVYKVYLLQSNQDNLNFDEATKNLDGYISEVQTTMDKLQNQLDNDPINPKLQLEVSEGQKVLNMLLNMRSQWIASGATFLPLYFQILTTGANDANKRLKNAQKNRENISSSDSGTSGANYQKSKAAARRRWKKAQKDLSRLENSPKSTVDQVNKARQQEKTAKSDYEGLGGDTTIKKNNSKSSVKKQAVYSRKQKIQDQQKFDELKRKQALEKKRNAKDLAYKTEQAEIDAMEDGTEKVLRQLDLDRKKKITEIDRYYEDLQQKKIDDARKLWETNPATKDKKFNESSVNSKLTDDEKKAKASQIKAAMLEYSRSVEEQSETDRQALADYLKEYGSYEEQKLALALEYSEKIRKANESGDVIEAAKMRQEQSHETASRKSDDLERQINYTTVFSEFGIIMRDEMDKTLGAMREFTKTDEFKSKSISDQQAFFQTMNEIQSKFGTSTWKDLDFAKLGQEIDAYQNALSARNEAERRAKETADAIIKAEQAWIDAQKEGNDEQKKATKAAYDRAVAENENAHNALNEANSDVANTQSQVADSAGKLKGQLDSVNNMLNAMTSGSLSSIWNAFVDLDKKLNGGQITKKISDTVAKMLGKAFEGKSDLISLIIGAILNLLDILKEQGIGGIVGGLIDAILEAVGGILKNILSGKFLEQIGRSLVDGVTSIFDAITFGGFSSWFSAKGNSKQVNRLVERLERSNEALQYAIDGLKDEIEKSGGDQATEYYERAYEAAKQQTDNDQTMLAAKMRYHAAHRSNEYYINKDLSENDYQRINEALYRKFGKQYNVRSAGDLWKLSSEELAEVSTLSDIWERIINGGKYDQTDYLNNYIEDYKELIELQDAWRQSITATSFDSVQSGLNNLLSSYETKASDVIESVEDMFRKAILRSIVQGQFAKKLEDWYKKFAEYMRDGLTEAEASELKAEYQGYYNEMQKLKEDAYDAIGIADADKYSQEATSKGFGAMNQDTAEQLNGRFTALQIAGENISTQVMFVVEYMAGMSVLTTARNQTLLEIRNMVFISNGFLEDIAKYTKIASLFGEKIDKIVEQTKNI from the coding sequence ATGGCTTCAATAAAATTCGACATACGTGGTGATAACTCCAACTTCTTGCGCAGTTTGCAAGGAGCGCAAAATGGTGTGCAAAGTTCGGTGGCTGCAATTGAGCGTGCAGGAAGCGGCATTGGTGGAACGTTCAGCCAAGCCAAAGACAGCATTATTGGTAGCATCAAACAGATAGCAATGGGCATGGCTGGTATAACTGCCATGCTTGAAGGTGGTGGCTTCTTGAAGGGTTTGATAGACGAAATGGGGCAGTTCAATCGAGCCATGAAAGAGGTCAGCACCCTGTCGCAAGATGTTTCCGCAAACCTTGGTAAATGGAAGGCAAAGGTGGTTGATATGACCACTGAAATTCCTATTGGGGCAACAGAGGCGGCAAAAGCGATGTATCAGATCGAGTCTGCTGGCCATCATGGTGCAGATGCACTGAACGTGCTACGGGAGTCTGCCAAAGGTGCTATCGGTGGTGTTACTGATACATTCACCACGGCTGACGCTATCACCACGATCCTCAACTCATATAGTATGAGTGCGAGCGAGGCTGCTCATGTTAATGACCTGCTATTTACAACTGTTCGTCTTGGTAAAACCACGATGGGCGAACTTGGGCGCTCTATTGCGCAGGTCGCTCCAATCGCAGCAACCTATGGTATTGCAATAGAGGACGTGCTGGCGGCTGTTGCTACTCTGACAAAATCGGGAACACCGACCTCAATAGCCATTCGTCAAGTGCGTGACTCTATCACTGCCACTACTAAGAGTTTGGGCGATGCGGCATTTGAAGGCAAAACATTCCTTGATGCGATGGACGAAGTTGCGCAAAAGTCAGCCGGCTCTAACATGGCATTAAAGGAAGATTTGTCAACTCTGAAAGCATTGCAGGGTGTACTGGGATTAACTGGCAAAAATGCGCAGGTCGCACGGCAAGATTATGCTGAAATGCAGAATAGCGCAGGAGCAGCGGAGGCGGCATACGAAAAGATGGCTGATACCGCAGGTGCTTCAGCCCAGCTGCTCAAAAACAATCTATTTAAGGCTTTAGAGCCAATCGGTGACGAAATGATTGGCTTCGGCAAGTCAATCTCGGATGCGCTCAACGCAGGATTTGATAGTGGTTGGGTGCAACCATACATTACTGCACTTGAAGGCTTAATAGTCACCTATGGTCTTTATAAGGCATCTATTGCAGGAACTGCCGCTGCTCAATCCTTGCAAACCTCGGCAATGACAGCAAGCTACGAGGAGCAGATTGTTGCCCTTGACCAACTGATGGCAACCCAGCAGGCAAAGATTGAGGTTGACTTGCAGGAAATGGTCACTAAGGGTCAGATAACAGCAGAGCAAGCTGTCCTGATAACTTCATTGCGTGACGAGGTAGCAGCACGTCAGCAACAAATTATGGCGGTAGCAGAGACAGCGGCAACGGAGGCCGAGTCAGCAATAGCAGCAGAGGCTGCGGCTCAATCTGAACTTGTGGTGGCCCAAGAGTTTGTGGCTGCAGCGCAAGCGAGGGTTGCTGCGGCAAGAGAAAGTGGAGTCCAGACTGAAATAGAGTCGGCGCAGATTGAGTTGAATACAGCCACGATGATGCAGAACACTGCGGCTGCAAATCTCAATGCAGCGACACGGACAAAGAATGTGGCAGTAAACCAAGCAGCAACAGCTTCGAAGATTGCAGAAACTACTGCAACAACAATGGAAACCACAGCCGAGGGGGCAAACGCTGTCTCGGGTGGTGTGCTGGCTTCAGTCAAAATGGCTCTGAAACGTGCGCAGGATGCATGGAACGCATCGATGTTCGCCAGTCCTATCTTTTGGATTGCTGCCGTGATTGTGGGTGTGACTTATGCCGTCTATCAGCTTGTGACCGCAGAGAGCGTTCACGAGCGTGCCGTGCATGAGACTAATGAGGCGATAGATGAGCAGAACAAGAAAATCCAAGAGCATAAGGATAAGGTGGGCGAGTTAATCAGAACAATTCAATCTGAAACAGCCACCGAGTATGAGAAAGCGAAAGCATATAACGAGTTAAAGGAACTTGCTCCAGAACTTACTGAAAAATACAATCAGCAGGAGTTGGCGGCTCTTGGTGCTGCAAAAGCGCAAAAGGAGTTTAACGAATCAATGGACAATGCTGATTACGAAGATACAAAGAAAAAAGTTGAGAGCTTAACTGCTGCAATCGCTGACAAAGATGCCCGTATCCAGCGAGCCGTAGAAAACGCAGGACAAGGCGCTGGAGCAGCGTCGAAAATGGTACTCGACCAAATTGAACGAGAAAAAGCACAACTGGAGGTATTGCAGCAAAAACTCGATGCCATGAATGCGGCAAGAGCGCAGGCAGCAGATGAGGCCAAGCCAATAGAAATACGCATTAAGGAAGCTGATGGAAATGTTGATGCCTGGAAGAATATCTCAGACATGTACAACGAGGCAGTGTATAAAGTCTATTTGCTACAATCAAACCAAGATAATCTCAACTTCGATGAGGCAACAAAAAATCTTGATGGCTATATCTCTGAAGTGCAGACCACTATGGATAAATTGCAAAACCAGCTCGACAACGACCCAATCAATCCAAAATTGCAGTTAGAGGTAAGCGAGGGCCAGAAAGTTTTGAATATGTTGTTGAACATGCGATCCCAGTGGATTGCAAGTGGAGCAACTTTTTTGCCTCTATATTTTCAAATTCTTACAACCGGAGCAAACGATGCAAATAAACGATTGAAGAATGCACAAAAAAATCGTGAAAATATTAGTTCATCAGATAGTGGGACAAGTGGAGCAAACTATCAGAAATCAAAGGCAGCTGCAAGACGACGATGGAAGAAAGCACAAAAAGATTTGTCTCGTCTTGAAAATTCACCAAAATCCACTGTTGACCAAGTAAACAAGGCACGTCAACAAGAAAAGACAGCCAAGAGCGATTACGAGGGGCTTGGTGGTGATACAACTATCAAAAAAAATAATTCTAAAAGTTCTGTAAAAAAGCAAGCAGTATATTCGCGCAAACAGAAGATTCAAGATCAACAAAAGTTTGATGAGCTAAAACGCAAGCAAGCGTTAGAAAAAAAACGTAATGCAAAAGATTTGGCTTACAAAACCGAACAAGCCGAAATTGATGCAATGGAGGATGGTACAGAAAAAGTTCTGCGCCAGCTCGACCTTGACCGCAAGAAAAAAATCACAGAGATAGATCGTTATTATGAGGACTTGCAGCAAAAGAAGATCGACGATGCTCGAAAGTTATGGGAAACCAACCCTGCAACAAAAGACAAAAAATTCAACGAATCATCTGTTAATTCAAAATTGACCGATGATGAAAAGAAAGCGAAGGCATCGCAAATAAAGGCAGCTATGTTGGAGTACTCCAGGTCGGTTGAGGAACAATCAGAAACTGACCGACAAGCACTTGCTGACTACCTTAAAGAGTATGGTTCATATGAGGAGCAGAAACTTGCATTAGCTCTTGAATACTCTGAGAAAATACGAAAGGCCAACGAGAGTGGCGATGTGATTGAGGCGGCAAAAATGCGTCAAGAACAGAGTCATGAAACAGCCAGTCGCAAATCTGATGATTTGGAACGGCAAATCAACTATACAACGGTGTTCAGTGAATTTGGCATCATCATGCGTGATGAAATGGACAAGACTCTTGGGGCGATGCGTGAGTTCACAAAAACTGACGAATTTAAGTCCAAGTCAATTTCAGACCAGCAAGCTTTCTTCCAAACCATGAACGAAATCCAAAGTAAGTTTGGAACAAGTACGTGGAAAGACCTTGACTTTGCCAAACTCGGACAAGAGATAGACGCTTATCAAAATGCTTTATCAGCACGTAACGAAGCAGAGCGTAGGGCGAAAGAAACCGCTGATGCTATAATTAAAGCAGAGCAAGCATGGATTGATGCACAGAAAGAAGGAAACGATGAACAGAAAAAAGCTACCAAAGCTGCATATGATAGAGCGGTTGCAGAAAATGAGAATGCACATAATGCACTTAATGAGGCAAATTCAGATGTAGCAAATACACAATCGCAAGTCGCAGATTCTGCTGGAAAGTTGAAAGGACAGCTTGATAGCGTCAACAACATGCTCAACGCTATGACTTCCGGTTCGTTGTCCAGTATCTGGAATGCTTTTGTTGACCTTGACAAAAAGTTAAATGGAGGGCAGATAACCAAGAAAATTAGTGACACGGTGGCAAAAATGCTTGGCAAAGCATTTGAAGGCAAATCCGACCTAATCTCATTGATTATCGGTGCGATTCTCAACTTGCTTGATATATTAAAAGAGCAAGGCATTGGTGGTATTGTCGGTGGACTGATAGACGCTATCCTTGAAGCCGTGGGAGGTATTCTGAAAAACATTCTCAGCGGAAAGTTTTTGGAGCAGATTGGCCGTTCATTGGTCGATGGGGTAACCAGCATCTTCGACGCAATTACGTTTGGTGGGTTCAGCAGTTGGTTCTCAGCTAAAGGAAATAGCAAACAAGTGAACAGACTTGTTGAACGACTGGAGCGTAGCAATGAGGCTTTGCAGTATGCAATTGATGGGCTGAAAGATGAAATCGAAAAATCAGGAGGAGACCAAGCAACTGAATACTATGAGCGTGCATACGAGGCCGCAAAACAGCAAACAGACAATGACCAAACGATGCTTGCGGCAAAGATGAGGTATCACGCTGCTCACCGGTCAAATGAGTATTATATTAACAAAGATCTTTCAGAGAATGACTATCAGCGTATCAACGAGGCTTTGTATAGGAAGTTCGGCAAGCAGTATAATGTGCGTAGCGCAGGTGACTTATGGAAATTATCATCTGAGGAACTTGCCGAAGTATCTACACTGTCTGATATTTGGGAGCGTATCATAAATGGCGGCAAGTACGACCAGACCGACTACTTGAACAATTATATAGAGGACTACAAAGAGTTGATAGAGTTGCAGGACGCATGGCGCCAGTCTATCACTGCCACCTCTTTTGACAGCGTTCAAAGTGGTTTGAATAATCTGTTGAGCAGTTATGAGACCAAAGCGAGTGACGTGATTGAAAGCGTGGAAGATATGTTCCGCAAGGCAATCTTACGCTCGATTGTTCAAGGTCAGTTTGCCAAGAAACTGGAGGATTGGTACAAGAAATTTGCTGAATATATGCGTGATGGCCTGACAGAAGCCGAGGCAAGTGAGTTAAAGGCAGAGTACCAAGGCTACTACAACGAAATGCAGAAGCTCAAAGAGGACGCTTATGATGCTATCGGGATTGCGGATGCGGACAAGTATTCACAAGAGGCAACCTCGAAAGGCTTTGGTGCTATGAACCAAGACACGGCAGAGCAATTGAATGGTCGTTTCACTGCCCTGCAAATAGCAGGCGAGAACATCAGCACGCAAGTAATGTTTGTGGTTGAGTATATGGCCGGGATGTCTGTTCTGACCACGGCACGCAACCAAACACTGTTGGAGATACGCAATATGGTTTTCATTTCCAATGGCTTCCTCGAAGATATAGCCAAGTACACCAAGATAGCCTCGCTGTTTGGTGAGAAGATAGACAAGATTGTAGAACAAACCAAAAACATCTGA